One stretch of Tepiditoga spiralis DNA includes these proteins:
- the aroA gene encoding 3-phosphoshikimate 1-carboxyvinyltransferase translates to MIKILRSKINGSITVPSSKSIMQRAIAISLLSNRKIILKNISFCEDSNNSINVIKKFGKKIIIDENNIVIDGKIEGIPNEINCGESGLCVRMFTPIISLFSKKIKVNGKGSILKRPVGFFESTLKELGVGFKCNNNFLPLEVKGPIKFNKCLVDGSISSQFLTGLLIALPNKKNDTIVEVKNLKSKGYIDMTLKIMKDFGVNILNENYKKFFINGNQKYKRDFYTIEGDWSSAAYFLVAGAISESIEVHGLNINSKQPDKNIINILKEVGANVEVGNEVVKVKKNELRAFTYDSSDSPDLFPVLVVLAAFCEGKSIIYGVNRLLYKESNRAKVIFEEFSKIGIKINIDGNKMEVFKSEIKNGFINTHNDHRIAMAAAIAGINSNTNIILDNKECVNKSYKMFWDDYKKVGGKIE, encoded by the coding sequence ATGATAAAAATTTTAAGATCAAAAATTAATGGAAGTATAACAGTTCCATCATCTAAAAGTATAATGCAAAGGGCTATAGCTATTTCTTTATTATCAAATAGAAAAATAATATTAAAAAATATTTCTTTTTGTGAAGATTCAAATAATTCTATTAATGTAATTAAAAAGTTTGGAAAGAAAATAATTATTGATGAAAATAATATAGTAATTGATGGAAAAATAGAAGGTATTCCAAATGAAATAAATTGTGGAGAATCTGGATTATGTGTTAGAATGTTTACTCCAATTATTTCGCTATTTTCAAAAAAGATAAAAGTTAATGGAAAAGGGAGTATTTTAAAAAGACCTGTTGGATTTTTTGAGTCAACTTTAAAAGAACTTGGTGTTGGTTTTAAATGCAACAATAATTTTTTACCCTTAGAAGTTAAAGGACCTATAAAATTTAATAAATGTTTAGTCGATGGAAGCATAAGCTCACAATTTTTAACTGGTTTATTAATAGCACTTCCAAATAAAAAAAATGATACTATTGTTGAGGTAAAAAACTTAAAGAGTAAAGGTTATATAGATATGACTTTAAAAATAATGAAAGATTTTGGTGTAAATATATTAAATGAAAACTATAAAAAATTTTTTATAAATGGAAATCAAAAGTATAAAAGAGATTTTTATACTATAGAAGGAGATTGGAGTTCTGCGGCATATTTTTTAGTGGCAGGAGCTATTTCTGAAAGTATAGAAGTTCATGGTTTAAATATAAATTCGAAACAACCAGATAAAAATATAATAAATATTTTAAAAGAAGTTGGAGCAAATGTTGAAGTGGGAAATGAAGTTGTAAAGGTAAAAAAGAATGAGCTAAGAGCATTTACTTATGATTCAAGTGATTCTCCAGATTTATTTCCTGTACTCGTTGTTTTGGCAGCTTTTTGTGAAGGGAAATCTATAATATATGGAGTTAATAGACTTTTATATAAAGAAAGTAACAGAGCAAAGGTTATTTTTGAAGAATTTTCAAAAATAGGTATAAAGATAAATATAGATGGAAATAAAATGGAAGTTTTTAAAAGTGAAATAAAAAATGGATTTATTAACACTCATAATGATCATAGAATAGCAATGGCTGCAGCTATTGCTGGTATAAATTCAAATACTAATATTATTTTAGACAATAAAGAATGTGTTAATAAATCATATAAAATGTTTTGGGATGATTATAAAAAGGTTGGTGGAAAAATTGAATAG
- a CDS encoding chorismate synthase, giving the protein MNSFGTIFKVSIFGESHGVGVGVIIDGCPPGISLSKEDFIEDLRKRKSGTLGTTKRIEDDEPEFLSGIFKGKTTGAPITIFFKNKNIKSKDYDEFKNIPRPGHADFVAMKKYNNFNDYRGSGHFSGRLTLGLVAAGVIAKKIIKPICINAILIEVNGNKNIDEEIRRAIKLNDSVGGIVEVIGKNMMNGLGEPFFESVESKISSIIFSIPGIKGIEFGCGFNCTKMYGSQVNDAILNENGKTKTNNSGGINGGITNGNDLIFRVAVKPTSSISKIQETFNLKTKQMDNLQIKGRHDTCFALRVPVVLEAVTAIAITDFVLIKKGEE; this is encoded by the coding sequence TTGAATAGTTTTGGTACAATTTTTAAAGTATCAATTTTTGGAGAGTCTCATGGTGTAGGAGTTGGAGTAATTATTGATGGATGTCCACCAGGAATAAGTTTATCAAAAGAAGATTTTATAGAGGATTTGCGTAAACGAAAAAGTGGTACTTTGGGAACTACAAAAAGAATTGAAGATGATGAACCAGAGTTTTTAAGTGGTATTTTTAAAGGAAAAACAACAGGAGCTCCAATAACTATATTTTTTAAAAACAAAAATATAAAATCAAAAGATTATGATGAATTTAAGAATATACCAAGACCAGGACATGCAGATTTTGTAGCAATGAAAAAGTATAATAACTTTAATGATTATAGAGGAAGTGGACATTTTTCAGGTAGATTAACATTGGGGTTAGTTGCTGCAGGAGTAATTGCAAAAAAAATTATAAAACCAATATGTATAAATGCTATTTTAATAGAAGTGAATGGTAATAAAAATATAGATGAAGAAATACGAAGAGCTATTAAATTAAATGATTCAGTAGGTGGAATAGTAGAAGTAATAGGAAAAAATATGATGAATGGACTTGGAGAACCTTTTTTTGAATCTGTAGAATCTAAAATTAGTTCTATTATTTTTTCAATTCCAGGAATAAAAGGAATTGAATTTGGATGTGGTTTTAATTGTACAAAGATGTATGGAAGTCAAGTTAATGATGCTATTTTAAATGAAAATGGTAAAACAAAAACAAATAATTCTGGTGGAATAAATGGTGGAATAACTAATGGTAATGATTTAATTTTTAGAGTTGCAGTTAAACCAACATCAAGTATATCAAAGATACAAGAAACATTTAATTTAAAAACAAAACAAATGGATAATTTACAAATAAAAGGAAGACACGATACATGTTTTGCATTAAGAGTTCCAGTGGTACTTGAAGCTGTAACGGCAATAGCAATAACAGATTTTGTTTTAATAAAAAAGGGGGAAGAATAA
- a CDS encoding anthranilate synthase component I family protein, giving the protein MVSIEKINFETINTDLILQNLKFIGVFEKDNYSIFVLEKAFELIKKKEKYFLKKEGKRKFIKTNKNYLEVLNEFRKFIPENEFKNYKNIPFGGIGYLGYEYFNEVEDIKFNKKYHDNLYDCNFIFGRTFLILDYLKKEILILSMKYLNETKSIDTKSNVKKVKKEVENILNKKNYSKKGNLTPYFYKIIQNESKNEFLSKINYIKKEIENGNLIQCVLSRNIKIKTNIPFLNLYKRLRKNNPSPYMFYFNFDDITLFGTSPESMVSVKDEIILVNPIAGTRKRGCTKFEDNLLIEDLLNDKKEQAEHLMLVDLARNDLGKVSQKNTVNVKEYMNIEKFESVIHIVSKVNGLLEKNKTSYDVIKATFPAGTVTGAPKLQSIKTIELLEKDRRGPYAGLIGFFDFYGNFDSCITIRSAVCKEDTIRLQAGAGIVYDSIPEKEYLETENKIKSLLKVIKEEVKKQDDTFIG; this is encoded by the coding sequence ATGGTTAGTATAGAAAAAATAAATTTTGAAACTATAAACACAGATCTTATTTTGCAAAATTTAAAATTTATAGGAGTTTTTGAAAAGGATAATTATTCAATATTTGTATTAGAAAAAGCTTTTGAATTAATAAAAAAGAAAGAAAAATATTTTTTAAAAAAAGAAGGTAAGAGAAAATTTATAAAAACTAACAAAAATTATTTAGAAGTCTTGAATGAATTTAGAAAATTTATTCCTGAAAATGAATTTAAGAACTATAAAAATATTCCATTTGGTGGAATTGGATATCTTGGTTATGAATACTTTAATGAAGTAGAAGATATAAAGTTTAATAAAAAATATCATGATAATTTATATGATTGTAATTTTATATTTGGAAGAACATTTTTAATCTTGGATTATTTAAAAAAAGAAATATTAATACTTTCAATGAAATATTTGAACGAAACTAAAAGTATAGATACAAAAAGCAATGTGAAAAAAGTAAAAAAAGAGGTAGAAAATATTTTAAATAAAAAAAATTATAGCAAAAAAGGAAATTTAACTCCTTATTTTTATAAAATAATTCAAAATGAATCTAAAAATGAATTTTTATCAAAGATTAATTATATAAAAAAGGAAATAGAAAATGGAAATTTAATACAATGTGTTTTATCAAGAAATATAAAAATAAAAACAAATATTCCATTTTTAAATTTATATAAAAGATTAAGAAAAAATAATCCTTCTCCATATATGTTTTATTTTAATTTTGATGATATTACTTTATTTGGTACTTCTCCAGAATCAATGGTAAGTGTAAAAGATGAAATTATATTAGTTAATCCAATTGCAGGAACTAGAAAAAGAGGTTGTACAAAATTTGAAGATAACTTATTAATTGAAGATTTGTTGAATGATAAAAAAGAACAAGCAGAACACCTTATGTTAGTTGACTTAGCAAGAAATGATTTAGGAAAGGTTTCTCAAAAAAATACAGTTAATGTTAAAGAGTATATGAATATAGAAAAATTTGAAAGTGTTATACATATTGTGAGTAAAGTAAATGGATTATTAGAAAAAAATAAGACTTCTTATGATGTAATAAAAGCTACTTTCCCAGCGGGAACAGTTACTGGTGCACCTAAATTACAATCAATTAAAACAATAGAATTATTAGAAAAAGATAGACGAGGACCTTATGCAGGTTTAATAGGTTTTTTTGATTTTTATGGTAATTTTGATAGTTGTATAACAATTAGAAGTGCTGTATGTAAAGAAGATACAATAAGACTTCAAGCTGGAGCAGGAATTGTTTATGATTCAATACCAGAAAAAGAATATTTAGAAACAGAAAATAAAATTAAATCGTTATTAAAGGTTATAAAAGAAGAGGTGAAAAAACAAGATGATACTTTTATTGGATAA
- the trpD gene encoding anthranilate phosphoribosyltransferase, whose product MILLLDNYDSFTYNLYQLLINFDNDVRTFRSDKISIKEIKKLNPDYIVLSPGPGIPKDAGIFIDTVKTFIKNTPILGVCLGHQAILSAFNVPIVKAKNIFHGKIDTIRHNGKSVFNGIKNNIKVTRYHSLVAKESDIPNEFEVLAKSRDGEVMAIKHKKYKCVGVQFHPESVGTEGGINMLKNFFEEDINTNALIEKAMKKVLSFQESYKLMKNISIFNTAQIASILTIFNMRKVSYKELAGFAKVLKDNAEYFPKPNLNEKRLDVCGTGGSKMKTFNVSTISSIVLSALGVNIVKHGNRAVTSQSGSMDLLEKLGFNLDIDNEEAYDFYKKNNFTYLYAPKYHKIMKYVSETRKSLKFKTIFNLIGPLSNPAHATYQLIGVYDKKYLKQMCKALKYLGIKRAMVVSSKNGLDEISIFEPTYICELKDGKFYEYIFDFSNIDNYVKYEDIKYEDNQNNEKIALEILNGNDIKRAKIVCINAGAALYLYGKANSIKEGYYMALESIKNKKALKKLEKLVKVSDINV is encoded by the coding sequence ATGATACTTTTATTGGATAATTATGATTCTTTTACGTATAATTTGTATCAACTCTTAATTAATTTTGATAATGATGTAAGAACATTTAGATCAGATAAAATTTCAATTAAAGAAATAAAAAAGCTTAATCCAGATTATATTGTATTATCTCCTGGACCAGGTATTCCTAAAGATGCAGGAATTTTTATAGATACAGTAAAAACATTTATAAAAAATACTCCTATACTTGGTGTATGTTTAGGTCATCAAGCTATATTATCAGCTTTTAATGTTCCAATAGTTAAGGCAAAAAATATTTTTCATGGAAAAATAGATACAATAAGGCATAATGGAAAAAGCGTATTTAATGGAATTAAAAATAATATAAAAGTAACAAGATATCATTCATTAGTTGCAAAAGAAAGTGATATACCAAATGAATTTGAAGTTTTAGCAAAAAGCAGAGATGGAGAAGTTATGGCTATAAAACATAAAAAGTATAAATGTGTTGGAGTTCAATTTCATCCAGAATCAGTAGGAACAGAAGGGGGAATAAATATGTTAAAAAATTTTTTTGAAGAAGATATAAATACAAATGCTTTAATAGAAAAAGCAATGAAAAAAGTTCTTTCATTTCAAGAAAGTTATAAATTAATGAAAAATATTTCGATTTTTAATACAGCACAAATTGCATCCATTTTAACTATATTTAATATGCGTAAAGTTTCTTATAAAGAACTAGCGGGGTTTGCAAAAGTTTTAAAAGATAATGCAGAATATTTTCCAAAACCAAATTTAAATGAAAAAAGATTAGATGTTTGTGGTACTGGTGGATCAAAAATGAAAACTTTTAATGTATCGACAATTTCTTCTATAGTACTTTCAGCTTTAGGCGTCAATATAGTAAAACATGGGAATAGAGCAGTTACTTCTCAATCTGGAAGTATGGACTTACTTGAAAAGTTAGGATTTAATTTAGATATTGATAATGAAGAAGCTTATGATTTTTATAAAAAAAATAACTTTACATATTTATATGCTCCAAAGTATCATAAAATAATGAAATATGTTAGTGAAACAAGAAAATCTTTAAAATTTAAAACTATTTTTAATTTAATAGGACCTCTTTCAAATCCAGCACATGCAACATATCAATTGATAGGAGTTTATGATAAAAAATATTTAAAACAAATGTGTAAAGCTTTAAAATATTTGGGCATAAAAAGAGCAATGGTAGTATCTTCAAAAAATGGATTAGATGAAATTTCAATATTTGAACCAACCTATATTTGTGAATTAAAAGATGGAAAATTTTATGAATATATTTTTGATTTTTCAAATATAGACAATTATGTAAAGTACGAAGATATAAAGTATGAAGATAATCAGAATAATGAAAAGATAGCTTTGGAAATATTGAATGGAAATGATATAAAAAGAGCAAAAATTGTTTGTATAAATGCTGGTGCAGCACTGTATTTATATGGAAAGGCAAATAGTATAAAAGAAGGATATTATATGGCCCTTGAATCTATAAAAAATAAAAAGGCATTAAAAAAACTTGAAAAATTAGTAAAAGTAAGTGATATAAATGTATGA
- a CDS encoding bifunctional indole-3-glycerol phosphate synthase/phosphoribosylanthranilate isomerase — protein MYDILKEIIDKRQIENVYPQKRTVPVLKPKNNLVIMEIKKSSPSKGKIKNFNILEQTNLYIENGVNCISVLTEKNFFGGSLNDLIKIKNKYPNILVLRKDFLTSKKDIEISYNVGADIILLITSLFIKEKNGLKKMKELKDYAEKLGMTCLIEIHSKKELNFALKLEPKLLGINSRDLNTFKIKKELPFELKKYIKKIKVIYESGINNYLDSFSIGVFGFNGILCGTSVIENKKRIPEIIKGFNDGKNNQNKFYKYMFNKIYLKKELVVKVCGLTNLKDTEFVIKKGANIVGFIMAKSLRQVNYEFLKNTALKIKNNMRALVITKEYLDQAIKAYNENLIDVVQVHGEFNENKLKKIKIPYYKAVNLKDKLQIKKSIFTLYDAFSENTYGGTGKTLSNELIKAIKEKESFLAIAGGINEKNIQKILKYTPNMIDLSSGLEKVPGKKDKEKVEKFFYEVKKWKK, from the coding sequence ATGTATGATATTTTAAAAGAAATTATAGATAAAAGACAAATAGAAAATGTATATCCACAAAAAAGAACTGTACCAGTATTAAAGCCAAAAAATAACTTAGTAATAATGGAAATAAAAAAAAGTTCTCCATCAAAAGGAAAAATAAAAAACTTTAATATTTTAGAACAAACAAATCTATATATAGAAAATGGAGTCAATTGTATATCAGTATTAACCGAAAAAAATTTTTTTGGAGGTTCTTTAAATGATTTAATAAAAATAAAAAATAAATATCCAAATATTTTAGTTTTAAGGAAAGATTTTTTAACTTCAAAAAAAGATATAGAAATTTCATATAATGTTGGAGCAGACATCATTTTATTAATAACTTCATTATTTATTAAAGAAAAAAATGGATTAAAAAAAATGAAAGAATTAAAAGATTATGCTGAAAAATTGGGTATGACATGTTTAATTGAAATTCATTCTAAAAAAGAATTAAACTTTGCTTTAAAACTCGAACCAAAATTACTTGGAATTAATTCAAGAGATTTAAATACTTTTAAAATAAAAAAAGAATTGCCATTTGAATTAAAAAAATATATAAAAAAAATAAAAGTAATATATGAATCTGGTATTAATAATTATTTAGATTCGTTTTCAATAGGTGTATTTGGATTTAATGGTATACTTTGTGGAACATCAGTTATAGAAAACAAGAAAAGAATACCAGAAATAATAAAAGGATTTAATGATGGGAAAAACAATCAAAATAAATTTTATAAATATATGTTTAATAAAATTTATTTAAAGAAAGAGCTAGTGGTTAAAGTATGTGGATTAACTAATTTAAAAGATACTGAATTTGTTATAAAAAAAGGTGCAAATATCGTTGGATTTATTATGGCTAAAAGTTTAAGACAAGTCAATTATGAATTTTTAAAAAATACTGCATTAAAAATAAAAAATAATATGAGAGCTTTAGTGATTACAAAAGAATATTTGGATCAAGCAATAAAAGCATACAATGAAAATTTGATAGATGTTGTGCAAGTTCATGGAGAATTCAATGAAAATAAATTAAAAAAAATAAAAATACCTTACTATAAAGCAGTTAATTTAAAAGATAAATTACAAATAAAAAAAAGCATATTTACTTTATACGATGCATTTTCTGAAAACACTTATGGAGGTACAGGAAAAACATTATCAAACGAATTAATAAAAGCAATAAAAGAAAAAGAAAGCTTTTTGGCTATTGCTGGTGGAATCAATGAAAAAAATATACAAAAAATTTTAAAATATACCCCTAATATGATAGATTTATCTTCAGGTTTAGAAAAAGTTCCAGGAAAAAAAGATAAAGAAAAAGTAGAAAAATTTTTTTATGAGGTGAAAAAATGGAAAAAATAG
- the trpB gene encoding tryptophan synthase subunit beta, translating into MEKIEYYGVYGGTYIPEVLKSSIDELKENFYRYAEDKKFNEEYKNLLKTFVGRPTPLYYAENLTKKIGGAKIFFKLEGLANTGAHKINNSLGQALLAKKIGKKRIIAETGAGQHGVATAAVCAKLNLECEIFMGEVDIKRQRPNVFIMEQFGAKIHSVTNGTKTLKDAVNEALRYWTKRSFDTHYLIGSALGPAPYPQMVKFFQSIIGKEVKEQLRSENINKPDYMIACVGGGSNAIGFFSEYINDESVKLIGVEAGGKGIESNEHASKISGNGTVGIVQGYKSKFLQNNDGQILSTHSISAGLDYAGIGPELVYLNEIKRINFVNEKDDEVIKTFNFVTKNEGIVPALESTHAISYALKLASNLNKNKNIIVNISGIGNKDIFITAKLLDKTNWINFLKREVEENG; encoded by the coding sequence ATGGAAAAAATAGAATATTATGGAGTTTATGGTGGAACTTATATACCAGAAGTATTAAAGTCATCAATAGATGAATTAAAAGAAAATTTTTATAGATATGCAGAAGACAAAAAATTCAATGAAGAGTACAAAAATTTATTAAAAACTTTTGTAGGAAGGCCAACACCGTTGTATTATGCAGAAAATTTAACAAAAAAAATAGGTGGAGCAAAAATATTTTTTAAATTAGAAGGATTGGCAAATACTGGGGCACATAAGATTAATAATTCATTAGGCCAAGCCTTGCTTGCTAAAAAAATAGGTAAAAAAAGAATAATAGCTGAAACAGGAGCTGGACAACATGGAGTTGCTACTGCTGCAGTTTGTGCAAAGTTAAATCTTGAATGTGAAATATTCATGGGTGAAGTTGATATAAAAAGACAAAGGCCAAATGTTTTTATAATGGAACAATTTGGAGCAAAGATTCATTCAGTTACTAATGGTACGAAAACTTTAAAGGACGCTGTAAATGAAGCATTAAGATATTGGACAAAAAGAAGTTTTGATACGCATTATTTAATAGGTTCTGCATTAGGACCTGCGCCTTATCCTCAAATGGTTAAATTTTTTCAATCAATTATTGGTAAAGAAGTAAAAGAACAATTAAGAAGTGAAAATATAAATAAACCAGATTATATGATTGCTTGTGTTGGAGGAGGTTCAAATGCTATAGGTTTTTTTTCAGAGTATATAAATGATGAAAGTGTTAAATTAATAGGTGTTGAAGCAGGTGGAAAAGGAATTGAAAGTAATGAACATGCATCTAAAATTTCTGGTAATGGAACAGTTGGTATAGTACAAGGATATAAATCAAAATTTTTGCAAAATAATGATGGTCAGATCTTATCAACACATTCGATAAGTGCTGGATTGGATTATGCGGGCATAGGTCCTGAATTAGTATATTTAAATGAAATAAAAAGAATAAACTTTGTAAACGAAAAAGATGATGAAGTTATAAAAACTTTTAATTTTGTAACAAAAAATGAAGGAATAGTACCAGCTTTAGAGTCAACTCATGCAATATCTTATGCATTAAAATTAGCTTCAAATTTAAATAAAAACAAAAATATAATAGTAAATATTTCAGGAATTGGAAATAAAGATATTTTTATAACTGCTAAACTTTTAGATAAAACAAATTGGATTAACTTTTTAAAAAGAGAGGTTGAAGAAAATGGATAA
- the trpA gene encoding tryptophan synthase subunit alpha, producing the protein MDKKFLMTHLVCGYPNLKKTKDIIEAMNDGGAKYIEVQIPFSDPIADGPLIEDASKDAINNQITVKKCLDFISSLDEKLRKKIIIVTYANIIFKYGIENFVSKLSKLKLYGILIPDLLPEYDEGLSNFCNKYKIHNILIISKNTNLNRIKYLNKKGNGFFYVTARNGITGEKTIFNLETLNWLKKIKDIIIKPIALGFGINSKDQILKIKEFTDIVVVGSHFIKIINENKNCKKIYEVIRKETEKLVNFL; encoded by the coding sequence ATGGATAAAAAATTTTTGATGACACATCTTGTATGTGGATATCCAAATTTAAAAAAGACAAAAGACATTATAGAAGCAATGAATGATGGTGGAGCAAAGTATATAGAAGTTCAAATTCCATTTTCTGATCCAATAGCTGATGGTCCTTTAATAGAAGATGCTTCTAAAGATGCAATAAATAATCAAATTACAGTAAAAAAGTGTTTAGATTTTATAAGTAGTTTAGATGAAAAATTAAGAAAAAAAATAATAATAGTAACTTATGCTAATATTATTTTTAAATATGGAATTGAAAATTTTGTATCTAAACTTTCCAAGTTAAAACTTTATGGAATATTAATTCCAGACTTATTACCTGAATATGATGAGGGTTTATCAAATTTTTGTAATAAATATAAAATACATAATATATTAATAATATCTAAAAATACAAACTTGAATAGAATAAAGTATTTAAATAAAAAAGGAAATGGTTTTTTTTATGTTACAGCAAGAAATGGAATAACTGGAGAAAAGACAATATTTAATTTAGAAACATTAAATTGGTTAAAAAAAATTAAAGACATTATAATTAAGCCAATTGCATTGGGATTTGGAATAAATTCAAAAGATCAAATATTAAAAATAAAAGAATTTACAGACATAGTAGTTGTTGGAAGTCACTTTATAAAAATAATTAATGAAAATAAAAACTGCAAAAAAATATATGAAGTAATAAGAAAAGAAACAGAAAAATTAGTGAATTTTTTATAA
- a CDS encoding 3-hydroxyacyl-CoA dehydrogenase translates to MEINNVMVAGAGVLGAQIAWQVAFNGFNVVVYDAFEKGLEGGKEFHKKFAKLFEEKKGATKEQIDSTLSRLSYTTNLEEAVKNADLVSESIPEVSEIKKTFYSNLSKVAPEKTIFTTNSSTMLPSMFANETKRPEKFLALHFANPVWDANIGEVMMHDKTDKKYFDIVLNFAKDIGMIPIPIYKEQPGYVLNSLLVPLLKAARTLIFKGISDPQSVDKTWMISTGAKIGPFGIIDMVGMDTVYNIALRNGTIGNDTESLKMAEYCKKNYIDKGKKGIKTGEGFYKYPNPAYQDPNFLINN, encoded by the coding sequence ATGGAAATAAACAATGTAATGGTAGCTGGTGCTGGTGTGTTGGGGGCACAAATAGCTTGGCAAGTAGCATTTAATGGTTTTAATGTAGTTGTTTATGATGCCTTTGAAAAAGGACTTGAAGGCGGAAAAGAATTTCATAAAAAATTTGCTAAATTATTTGAAGAAAAAAAAGGAGCAACTAAAGAGCAAATTGACTCAACTCTTTCTCGTTTGTCTTACACAACAAATTTAGAAGAAGCCGTTAAAAATGCTGATTTAGTAAGTGAATCTATTCCAGAAGTATCTGAAATAAAAAAAACATTTTATTCTAATTTATCTAAAGTTGCTCCAGAAAAAACCATTTTCACAACAAATTCTTCAACAATGTTGCCCAGTATGTTTGCTAATGAAACAAAAAGACCAGAAAAATTTTTAGCTCTACACTTTGCAAATCCGGTTTGGGATGCAAACATTGGAGAAGTAATGATGCATGATAAAACAGATAAAAAATATTTTGACATAGTTTTAAATTTTGCTAAAGATATTGGTATGATTCCTATACCAATTTATAAAGAACAACCTGGTTATGTTTTAAATTCCCTTTTAGTTCCATTATTAAAAGCTGCAAGAACTCTTATTTTCAAAGGTATTTCTGATCCTCAAAGTGTTGATAAAACATGGATGATTAGTACAGGAGCAAAAATAGGTCCTTTTGGTATAATTGATATGGTTGGTATGGATACAGTTTACAATATTGCTTTAAGAAATGGTACCATTGGTAATGATACTGAATCATTAAAAATGGCTGAATATTGTAAGAAAAATTATATAGATAAAGGGAAAAAAGGTATTAAAACTGGTGAAGGATTTTATAAGTATCCAAATCCAGCTTATCAAGATCCTAATTTCTTAATAAATAACTAA